Proteins found in one Hypericibacter terrae genomic segment:
- a CDS encoding outer membrane protein assembly factor BamD: MPSQFLLRRPALAALVLLAGLALSACGSDTPKIPDQPPEVLYNQGYDLIQTGEFKKAAAMFDEVERQHPYSTWATQAQLMSAYAHYVNNEYDDAIIGLEHFIDLHPGHRNAPYAYYLKALCYYEQIVDVGRDQKNTELALQSLAEVVARFPNTDYARDASLKLDLTRDHLAGKEMEIGRYYETRGLWVAAINRYRTVIERFQTTTHVPEALSRLVECYLSLGVMDEAQNAGAVLGYNFPGTDWYQDSYALLTSHDLEPMRKEGSWLNNIF, encoded by the coding sequence ATGCCGTCCCAGTTCCTTCTCCGCCGGCCCGCCCTGGCCGCACTCGTGCTCCTGGCTGGCCTCGCGCTCAGCGCCTGCGGCTCCGACACGCCCAAGATTCCCGATCAGCCGCCCGAGGTGCTCTACAACCAGGGCTACGACCTGATCCAGACCGGGGAGTTCAAGAAAGCCGCGGCGATGTTCGACGAGGTCGAACGTCAGCATCCCTACTCGACCTGGGCGACCCAGGCGCAGCTCATGTCGGCCTATGCGCATTACGTCAACAACGAGTATGACGACGCGATCATCGGGCTCGAGCATTTCATCGATCTGCATCCCGGCCACCGCAACGCGCCCTATGCCTATTACCTGAAGGCGCTCTGCTATTACGAGCAGATCGTCGACGTCGGCCGCGACCAGAAGAACACCGAGCTCGCCTTGCAGAGCCTGGCCGAAGTGGTGGCGCGCTTCCCCAACACCGACTATGCGCGCGATGCCTCGCTGAAGCTCGACCTGACGCGCGACCATCTCGCCGGCAAGGAGATGGAGATCGGCCGCTATTACGAGACGCGGGGCCTGTGGGTCGCCGCGATCAACCGCTACCGCACCGTCATCGAGCGCTTCCAGACCACGACCCATGTGCCCGAAGCGCTGTCGCGGCTGGTCGAATGCTATCTCTCGCTCGGCGTCATGGATGAAGCCCAGAATGCCGGTGCCGTGCTCGGCTACAACTTTCCCGGCACGGACTGGTACCAGGACTCCTATGCGCTCCTGACCAGTCACGACCTCGAGCCGATGCGCAAAGAAGGCTCCTGGCTCAACAACATCTTCTGA